Proteins from a genomic interval of Toxotes jaculatrix isolate fToxJac2 chromosome 5, fToxJac2.pri, whole genome shotgun sequence:
- the drd4a gene encoding dopamine receptor D4a, with translation MAANLSVGAEAAVPEAAAAAGHNLPALVFGVLLIVVIICGNLLVCLSVFTEKALKTTTNYFIVSLAVADLMLAVLVLPLFVYSEFQDGVWTLSTTICDGLMTMDVMLCTASIFNLCAISIDRFIAVSIPLNYNRKHVDLRQVVLLSATWILALAVASPVMFGINNVPGRDPTECKLENNDYVIYSSVCSFFIPCPIMLLLYCGMFRGLRRWEEARKAKLRKSIQACRKLQEAASSLPPLASLPPPLPPIIERELTDTPDEPSTFPSADRHFHSSECKDGPVPTVSFAEIKFNPDPHRRKRAKINSRERKAMKVLPVVVGAFLFCWTPFFVLHTMRARCQDCHVPPALMSVVTWLGYVNSALNPIIYTVFNTEFRNFFKKFLHRCCS, from the exons ATGGCGGCCAATCTAAGCGTGGGGGCGGAGGCGGCGGTCCCGGAGGCGGCCGCGGCGGCGGGACACAACCTGCCGGCCCTGGTGTTCGGGGTGCTGCTGATCGTGGTGATTATCTGCGGGAACCTGCTGGTGTGTCTGAGCGTGTTCACAGAGAAGGCGCTGAAGACCACCACCAACTACTTCATCGTGAGTCTGGCGGTGGCGGATCTGATGCTCGCTGTGCTCGTGCTGCCGCTCTTCGTCTACTCAGAG TTTCAGGACGGAGTGTGGACCCTCAGCACCACCATCTGTGATGGCCTCATGACCATGGACGTGATGCTCTGCACCGCCTCCATCTTCAACCTCTGCGCCATCAGCATCGACAG GTTCATCGCCGTGTCGATCCCTCTCAACTACAACAGGAAGCACGTGGACCTGCGTCAGGTGGTGTTGCTGTCGGCCACCTGGATCCTGGCCCTGGCCGTGGCCTCACCTGTCATGTTCGGCATCAACAATGTGCCTGGTCGCGACCCCACGGAGTGTAAACTGGAGAACAATGACTACGTCATCTACTCCTCCGTGTGCTCCTTCTTCATCCCCTGTCccatcatgctgctgctgtactgCGGCATGTTTCGTGGCCTGCGGCGCTGGGAGGAGGCGCGTAAAGCCAAGCTGAGGAAAAGCATCCAGGCCTGTCGCAAGCTGCAGGAGGCCGCCTCCTCGTTGCCACCCCTGGCCTCGCTGCCGCCACCGCTGCCACCCATCATAGAGCGGGAGCTGACGGACACTCCGGACGAACCGTCCACCTTCCCGTCTGCGGACCGGCACTTCCACTCATCAGAGTGCAAAGACGGCCCCGTGCCGACAGTGAGCTTTGCAGAGATCAAGTTCAACCCCGACCCTCACAGGAGGAAGAGGGCCAAGATCAACAGCCGGGAGAGGAAGGCCATGAAGGTGCTTCCTGTCGTTGTGG gtgcCTTCCTGTTCTGCTGGACTCCCTTCTTTGTCCTCCACACGATGCGAGCTCGCTGTCAGGACTGCCACGTCCCGCCGGCCCTGATGAGCGTGGTGACGTGGCTCGGCTACGTCAACAGCGCTCTGAACCCCATCATCTACACGGTCTTCAACACCGAGTTCAGGAACTTCTTCAAAAAGTTTCTTCACCGCTGCTGCTCCtag
- the deaf1 gene encoding deformed epidermal autoregulatory factor 1 homolog isoform X2 yields MDEADSATKALGLDEPPIGGPPVEGVGSDTESEAEVTTMAVMAEPGNIDMGAESLPNPDEAEAAFAEVTAVTVGDVQAAEDNVFTTTVATSGNLPEHVLSGRTTLQLGEGLSTQKATLIVVHTDGSIVEAAGLKSATAIAPGPQTTPAPLTPPQDKDSCSKYNWDPSVYNNELPVRCRNTSGVLYKNRLGSGGKGRCIKHNQQWFTPTEFEGLAGRASSKDWKRSIRYAGRPLLCLIQERILNPHAASCTCAACCDDLTACPKDGETLAAENISMTGPVRLFVPYKRRKKDLEPPVLSPKKELPATKSITLTPGTTFTVSPSGQFTTSGALTFDRTPTGDATAAAATATIISEAPAQSEVFASTAVLTALPALALAPQPVQAKMAVTAAVSPSAGLVSGLEVGPVGGAGPTVSEGQKNTWLYLEELANTLLSNVQQLKALIDQAKNSAGDTAGFKGQGGRKECGFNQSFQNQISFQQPDDSEAKRSSDITELIINMCVNCGRMAMSECTGCHKVNYCSTFCQRKDWKDHQHTCCQSAGGVAIQEEEPITAIDMDKVK; encoded by the exons ATGGACGAAGCGGACTCGGCCACGAAGGCACTCGGGCTGGATGAACCGCCCATCGGCGGGCCACCGGTGGAGGGAGTGGGCTCGGATACCGAGTCGGAGGCCGAAGTCACCACGATGGCCGTGATGGCGGAACCGGGAAACATCGACATGGGAGCCGAGTCCCTGCCGAACCCAGACGAGGCCGAGGCTGCATTCGCAG AAGTGACGGCGGTGACGGTGGGGGATGTTCAGGCCGCAGAGGACAACGTTTTCACCACGACCGTCGCCACATCAGGGAACCTGCCTGAACATGTGCTG agtgGGAGGACTACCCTGCAGCTGGGTGAAGGTCTCAGTACCCAGAAGGCCACTTTGATCGTGGTTCACACTGACGGTAGCATCGTGGAGGCTGCTGGTCTCAAGTCTGCCACTGCCATTGCaccag GTCCACAGACCACACCCGCCCCGCTGACTCCACCCCAGGACAAAGACTCCTGCTCCAAGTACAACTGGGACCCCTCAGTCTACAACAACGAGCTGCCCGTCCGCTGCAGGAACACCAGCGGTGTCCTCTACAAGAACCGACTGGGATCAG GGGGTAAAGGTCGTTGCATCAAACACAACCAGCAGTGGTTCACTCCCACTGAGTTTGAAGGTCTGGCCGGAAGAGCGAGCAGCAAAGACTGGAAGAGGAGCATCAGATACGCTGGCAGACCTCTGCTCTGCCTCATACAG gagCGTATCCTGAACCCCCATGCTGCCTCTTGTACCTGTGCAGCCTGCTGTGACGACCTGACAGCG TGTCCAAAGGATGGAGAGACTCTGGCAGCAGAAAACATCAGTATG ACCGGTCCAGTCCGCCTCTTTGTCCCATACAAGAGACGGAAGAAGGACTTGGAGCCACCGGTCCTATCCCCGAAAAAGGAACTTCCTGCCACCAAAAGCATCACGTTGACCCCCGGGACAACAT TCACTGTGTCCCCGTCAGGACAGTTCACCACCTCAGgcgccttgacctttgaccgcACTCCAACAGGTGACGCCACTGCTGCCGCCGCCACCGCCACCATCATCTCAGAGGCCCCGGCGCAGAGTGAGGTGTTCGCCAGCACCGCAG TGCTGACAGCGTTGCCAGCGTTGGCCCTGGCCCCTCAGCCCGTTCAGGCCAAGATGGCGGTGACCGCGGCGGTGTCTCCGTCGGCAGGGCTGGTGAGCGGGCTGGAGGTGGGGCCTGTGGGAGGGGCGGGGCCAACGGTGAGCGAGGGGCAAAAGAACACCTGGCTGTACCTGGAGGAGTTGGCCAATACGCTGCTGAGCAATGTCCAGCAGCTGAAGGCTCTGATCGACCAGGCCAAAAACTCTGCAGGGGACACAGCGGGGTTCAAAGGTCAGGGAGGTCGGAAGGag tgtggttTCAATCAGTCTTTTCAGAACCAGATTTCCTTCCAGCAGCCGGACGACTCTGAGGCCAAGAGGAGCTCTGACATTACTGAGCTCATCATCAAT atgtgtgtgaacTGTGGTCGGATGGCGATGAGTGAGTGTACGGGCTGTCACAAAGTCAACTACTGCTCCACCTTCTGTCAGAGGAAG gacTGGAAGGATCATCAGCAcacctgctgtcagtcagcaggGGGCGTAGCCATCCAGGAGGaggagccaatcacagccatTGACATggacaaagtgaaatga
- the LOC121181700 gene encoding cytosolic 5'-nucleotidase 1B isoform X2 — protein sequence MVSTVQNTDVKQDADRAMVVAVMSRAVFEPGADDDEMYKVGPAFPLLQALQRVNERLLEENPAESLLFDVVLITTDRKQQQQSSHIISSTRHYGLDVSRFCFSSEEDFVESLLKNNVLLFLSTDQNEVSQASQKGVLSALLGLQTASCPSEQLRVLFCGDAIIQPDTGPKPASRQAAQSFSAQLGEMRRRFGVFDSPLNIVLVTSHGGRESCGTALQTLRSRGVSVDEAYCLAGAPRGPILSLLSPHFLLTDGFSSLEG from the exons GATGCTGATCGTGCCATGGTTGTTGCAGTAATGTCTCGTGCGGTGTTCGAACCtggagctgatgatgatgagatgTACAAAGTGGGCCCAGCTTTCCCGCTGCTGCAG gCGCTCCAGAGAGTGAACGAGCGTCTGCTGGAGGAGAATCCGGCTGAGTCGCTGCTGTTTGATGTCGTCCTGATCACCACcgacagaaagcagcagcagcagagctcccACATCATCAGCAGCACCAGACATTACG GTCTTGATGTcagcagattttgtttttccagtgagGAGGACTTTGTTGAGAGTTTACTGAAAAACAACGTGCTGCTCTTCCTGTCGACGGACCAAAACGAGGTGTCGCAGGCATCACAGAAAG GTGTTCTCTCAGCGCTGCTGGGCCTGCAGACAGCTTCCTGtccatcagagcagctcagagttTTATTCTGCGGAGACGCCATCATCCAGCCTGACACCGGCCCAAAGCCGGCAAGCCGACAGGCCGCTCAG agtttctctgctcagctGGGTGAGATGCGGCGGAGGTTCGGCGTGTTCGACAGCCCTCTCAACATCGTCTTGGTGACGTCACATGGTGGCAGAGAAAGCTGTGGCACCGCCCTGCAGACCCTGCGGTCCCGTGGCGTCAGCGTGGACGAGGCGTACTGCCTGGCCGGGGCTCCAAGGGGCCCCATCCTGTCTCTGCTCAGCCCGCACTTCCTGCTCACTGATGGCTTCAGCAGCCTAGAGGGGTGA
- the LOC121181700 gene encoding cytosolic 5'-nucleotidase 1B isoform X1, protein MVSTVQNTDVKQKDADRAMVVAVMSRAVFEPGADDDEMYKVGPAFPLLQALQRVNERLLEENPAESLLFDVVLITTDRKQQQQSSHIISSTRHYGLDVSRFCFSSEEDFVESLLKNNVLLFLSTDQNEVSQASQKGVLSALLGLQTASCPSEQLRVLFCGDAIIQPDTGPKPASRQAAQSFSAQLGEMRRRFGVFDSPLNIVLVTSHGGRESCGTALQTLRSRGVSVDEAYCLAGAPRGPILSLLSPHFLLTDGFSSLEG, encoded by the exons AAGGATGCTGATCGTGCCATGGTTGTTGCAGTAATGTCTCGTGCGGTGTTCGAACCtggagctgatgatgatgagatgTACAAAGTGGGCCCAGCTTTCCCGCTGCTGCAG gCGCTCCAGAGAGTGAACGAGCGTCTGCTGGAGGAGAATCCGGCTGAGTCGCTGCTGTTTGATGTCGTCCTGATCACCACcgacagaaagcagcagcagcagagctcccACATCATCAGCAGCACCAGACATTACG GTCTTGATGTcagcagattttgtttttccagtgagGAGGACTTTGTTGAGAGTTTACTGAAAAACAACGTGCTGCTCTTCCTGTCGACGGACCAAAACGAGGTGTCGCAGGCATCACAGAAAG GTGTTCTCTCAGCGCTGCTGGGCCTGCAGACAGCTTCCTGtccatcagagcagctcagagttTTATTCTGCGGAGACGCCATCATCCAGCCTGACACCGGCCCAAAGCCGGCAAGCCGACAGGCCGCTCAG agtttctctgctcagctGGGTGAGATGCGGCGGAGGTTCGGCGTGTTCGACAGCCCTCTCAACATCGTCTTGGTGACGTCACATGGTGGCAGAGAAAGCTGTGGCACCGCCCTGCAGACCCTGCGGTCCCGTGGCGTCAGCGTGGACGAGGCGTACTGCCTGGCCGGGGCTCCAAGGGGCCCCATCCTGTCTCTGCTCAGCCCGCACTTCCTGCTCACTGATGGCTTCAGCAGCCTAGAGGGGTGA
- the deaf1 gene encoding deformed epidermal autoregulatory factor 1 homolog isoform X1: MDEADSATKALGLDEPPIGGPPVEGVGSDTESEAEVTTMAVMAEPGNIDMGAESLPNPDEAEAAFAEVTAVTVGDVQAAEDNVFTTTVATSGNLPEHVLSGRTTLQLGEGLSTQKATLIVVHTDGSIVEAAGLKSATAIAPGPQTTPAPLTPPQDKDSCSKYNWDPSVYNNELPVRCRNTSGVLYKNRLGSGGKGRCIKHNQQWFTPTEFEGLAGRASSKDWKRSIRYAGRPLLCLIQERILNPHAASCTCAACCDDLTACPKDGETLAAENISMTGPVRLFVPYKRRKKDLEPPVLSPKKELPATKSITLTPGTTFTVSPSGQFTTSGALTFDRTPTGDATAAAATATIISEAPAQSEVFASTAVLTALPALALAPQPVQAKMAVTAAVSPSAGLVSGLEVGPVGGAGPTVSEGQKNTWLYLEELANTLLSNVQQLKALIDQAKNSAGDTAGFKGQGGRKECGFNQSFQNQISFQQPDDSEAKRSSDITELIINQMCVNCGRMAMSECTGCHKVNYCSTFCQRKDWKDHQHTCCQSAGGVAIQEEEPITAIDMDKVK; the protein is encoded by the exons ATGGACGAAGCGGACTCGGCCACGAAGGCACTCGGGCTGGATGAACCGCCCATCGGCGGGCCACCGGTGGAGGGAGTGGGCTCGGATACCGAGTCGGAGGCCGAAGTCACCACGATGGCCGTGATGGCGGAACCGGGAAACATCGACATGGGAGCCGAGTCCCTGCCGAACCCAGACGAGGCCGAGGCTGCATTCGCAG AAGTGACGGCGGTGACGGTGGGGGATGTTCAGGCCGCAGAGGACAACGTTTTCACCACGACCGTCGCCACATCAGGGAACCTGCCTGAACATGTGCTG agtgGGAGGACTACCCTGCAGCTGGGTGAAGGTCTCAGTACCCAGAAGGCCACTTTGATCGTGGTTCACACTGACGGTAGCATCGTGGAGGCTGCTGGTCTCAAGTCTGCCACTGCCATTGCaccag GTCCACAGACCACACCCGCCCCGCTGACTCCACCCCAGGACAAAGACTCCTGCTCCAAGTACAACTGGGACCCCTCAGTCTACAACAACGAGCTGCCCGTCCGCTGCAGGAACACCAGCGGTGTCCTCTACAAGAACCGACTGGGATCAG GGGGTAAAGGTCGTTGCATCAAACACAACCAGCAGTGGTTCACTCCCACTGAGTTTGAAGGTCTGGCCGGAAGAGCGAGCAGCAAAGACTGGAAGAGGAGCATCAGATACGCTGGCAGACCTCTGCTCTGCCTCATACAG gagCGTATCCTGAACCCCCATGCTGCCTCTTGTACCTGTGCAGCCTGCTGTGACGACCTGACAGCG TGTCCAAAGGATGGAGAGACTCTGGCAGCAGAAAACATCAGTATG ACCGGTCCAGTCCGCCTCTTTGTCCCATACAAGAGACGGAAGAAGGACTTGGAGCCACCGGTCCTATCCCCGAAAAAGGAACTTCCTGCCACCAAAAGCATCACGTTGACCCCCGGGACAACAT TCACTGTGTCCCCGTCAGGACAGTTCACCACCTCAGgcgccttgacctttgaccgcACTCCAACAGGTGACGCCACTGCTGCCGCCGCCACCGCCACCATCATCTCAGAGGCCCCGGCGCAGAGTGAGGTGTTCGCCAGCACCGCAG TGCTGACAGCGTTGCCAGCGTTGGCCCTGGCCCCTCAGCCCGTTCAGGCCAAGATGGCGGTGACCGCGGCGGTGTCTCCGTCGGCAGGGCTGGTGAGCGGGCTGGAGGTGGGGCCTGTGGGAGGGGCGGGGCCAACGGTGAGCGAGGGGCAAAAGAACACCTGGCTGTACCTGGAGGAGTTGGCCAATACGCTGCTGAGCAATGTCCAGCAGCTGAAGGCTCTGATCGACCAGGCCAAAAACTCTGCAGGGGACACAGCGGGGTTCAAAGGTCAGGGAGGTCGGAAGGag tgtggttTCAATCAGTCTTTTCAGAACCAGATTTCCTTCCAGCAGCCGGACGACTCTGAGGCCAAGAGGAGCTCTGACATTACTGAGCTCATCATCAAT cagatgtgtgtgaacTGTGGTCGGATGGCGATGAGTGAGTGTACGGGCTGTCACAAAGTCAACTACTGCTCCACCTTCTGTCAGAGGAAG gacTGGAAGGATCATCAGCAcacctgctgtcagtcagcaggGGGCGTAGCCATCCAGGAGGaggagccaatcacagccatTGACATggacaaagtgaaatga